The Arachis duranensis cultivar V14167 chromosome 2, aradu.V14167.gnm2.J7QH, whole genome shotgun sequence genome has a window encoding:
- the LOC107473453 gene encoding pentatricopeptide repeat-containing protein At5g27460 has product MTNRSLLLTGINRIGHVFGARSPWSPASASRASSATYATEVESLRHERAGDAKRNGIREVLKSRKLSPLHALQRNSFSHFELRSIARSFFNSKRYLHALEVLKWMESQKDFCMIPADHAMKLELIVKNYGLMEAEEYFLSIPDTAAKKAACLPLLHAYVRARDTNRAETLMVKLYELGLVVSPHPYNEMMKLYLATCEYMKVPLVIEQMKRNRIPCNVLSYNLWMNACGEGGRHGVAAVEKVFRLMQNDVNVQVGWSSLATLANVYMKAGQSEKAIMVLKYAKAKLSTYNRLGYFFLITLYTSLGKKEEVLQSWEASKAVSGRISCTNYICILTSLVKLGDIVQAKRIFTEWESNCQKYDIRVSNVLLGAYMRKGLIEEAESLHIHTLEKGGSPNYKTWEILIEGFVKSQKMDKAIVAMKRALAMMKDCNWRPSHGHILAIAEYLEKHKNFEYANEFIRDIRDFGLVNISLYKILLRMHLSVGKPPFRILKMIEEDNIEMDNEALAILKAFNR; this is encoded by the exons ATGACAAACCGCTCCCTCCTCCTCACCGGGATCAACCG AATCGGTCATGTATTCGGCGCGCGAAGCCCGTGGAGCCCCGCGTCGGCTTCACGCGCTTCTTCTGCAACGTACGCGACAGAGGTGGAGTCGTTAAGGCATGAACGTGCCGGCGACGCGAAGAGGAACGGAATTCGGGAAGTGTTGAAATCGCGCAAACTGAGTCCGTTACACGCGCTTCAGCGTAACAGTTTTTCGCACTTTGAGCTCAGAAGCATTGCCAGGAGCTTCTTCAATTCGAAACGCTACCTCCACGCGCTCGAG GTATTGAAATGGATGGAAAGCCAGAAGGATTTCTGTATGATCCCGGCTGATCATGCTatgaaattggaattaattgttaaaaattatGGTCTAATGGAAGCTGAAGAATACTTTCTCAGTATACCTGACACAGCTGCTAAGAAAGCTGCTTGTCTCCCACTTCTTCATGCTTATGTAAGAGCTAGGGACACAAATAGAGCCGAGACTTTAATGGTGAAGCTCTATGAATTGGGGCTAGTGGTTAGCCCTCACCCTTACAATGAGATGATGAAATTGTATTTGGCTACGTGTGAGTATATGAAGGTGCCCCTTGTTATCGAGCAGATGAAGCGAAATAGAATACCTTGCAATGTTCTGTCTTACAACCTTTGGATGAATGCTTGTGGTGAGGGAGGAAGACACGGGGTTGCAGCTGTAGAGAAGGTTTTTAGATTAATGCAAAATGATGTTAATGTTCAAGTAGGGTGGAGCAGTCTTGCTACGTTAGCAAATGTTTATATGAAAGCAGGGCAATCTGAGAAAGCCATTATGGTTCTAAAATATGCTAAAGCAAAACTATCTACCTATAACCGTCTTGGTTACTTCTTCCTAATAACCTTGTACACCTCTTTGGGGAAAAAGGAGGAAGTCTTGCAGTCATGGGAAGCAAGTAAGGCGGTTTCTGGAAGAATTAGTTGTACCAACTATATTTGCATTCTAACATCTTTGGTGAAGCTTGGGGACATTGTACAAGCAAAGAGAATCTTCACTGAATGGGAATCTAATTGTCAAAAGTATGATATCAGAGTCTCTAATGTTCTTTTGGGTGCATATATGCGAAAAGGATTAATTGAAGAAGCCGAATCATTACATATCCACACTTTGGAGAAGGGTGGTAGTCCTAACTACAAGACTTGGGAGATTCTCATTGAAGGGTTTGTCAAAAGCCAAAAAATGGACAAGGCTATTGTTGCTATGAAGAGAGCTTTGGCAATGATGAAAGATTGTAACTGGAGGCCATCACATGGACACATATTAGCTATTGCTGAGTATTTGGAGaagcataaaaattttgaatatgcAAATGAGTTTATAAGAGATATCCGTGATTTTGGTCTTGTAAATATATCACTGTACAAAATATTGCTTAGAATGCACCTTTCTGTTGGAAAACCTCCTTTCCGTATTCTTAAAATGATTGAGGAAGATAATATTGAGATGGACAATGAGGCTCTTGCAATTCTTAAAGCCTTTAATAGGTAG
- the LOC107473452 gene encoding 40S ribosomal protein S15-4: protein MADVDAEVAPTGVPKKRTFKKFSFRGVDLDALLDMSTDELVKLFTARARRRFQRGLTRKPMALIKKLRKAKREAPAGEKPEPVRTHLRNMIIVPEMIGSIIGVYNGKTFNQVEIKPEMIGHYLAEFSISYKPVKHGRPGIGATHSSRFIPLK from the exons ATG GCTGATGTGGATGCAGAGGTAGCGCCAACTGGAGTACCAAAGAAGAGGACGTTCAAGAAGTTCAGTTTCAGAGGCGTGGATCTCGATGCACTCTTGGACATGTCCACCGATGAACTCGTTAAGCTCTTCACTGCTCGTGCTCGCAGAAG GTTTCAGCGCGGTTTGACCCGCAAGCCTATGGCGCTCATCAAGAAGCTGCGTAAGGCG AAACGTGAGGCCCCAGCCGGTGAGAAGCCAGAGCCTGTGAGGACTCACCTCCGCAACATGATCATTGTTCCTGAGATGATTGGTAGCATCATTGGTGTTTACAATGGAAAGACTTTCAACCAAGTTGAAATCAAACCAGAAATGATTGGGCACTATCTAGCTGAGTTCTCAATCTCATACAAGCCTGTTAAGCACGGAAGACCCGGTATTGGTGCTACTCACTCTTCCAGGTTCATTCCTCTCAAGTGA